One Faecalicatena sp. Marseille-Q4148 DNA window includes the following coding sequences:
- a CDS encoding DegV family protein: MGKIAIVTDSNSGITQKEGRELGITVLPMPFFIDGELFLEDITLTQEEFYKKLENDAEITTSQPSPGDVMELWDELLRTHEEVLHIPMSSGLSSSCETAMSLAMEEEYAGRVHVVNNQRISVTQRQSVLDAMQLAAAGKNAAEIKEILEENRLAASIYITVDTLKYLKKGGRITPAAAAIGTVLNLKPVLQIQGEKLDAFAKVRGWKQAKKTMLDAMEKDMLHRFQNQKIHLEAAYTCSDEEAAKWKEEIEDRFPTCEVYMARLSLSVACHIGPGAMAVACSKVI, encoded by the coding sequence ATGGGGAAAATAGCAATTGTTACGGACAGCAACAGCGGAATCACACAAAAAGAAGGGCGTGAACTTGGGATTACAGTCCTTCCAATGCCATTTTTTATTGACGGAGAACTGTTTTTAGAAGATATTACGCTGACGCAGGAAGAATTCTATAAAAAGTTAGAAAATGATGCGGAAATCACCACATCCCAACCATCTCCGGGAGATGTAATGGAACTTTGGGATGAACTGCTGCGCACGCATGAGGAAGTGCTTCATATTCCGATGTCAAGTGGCTTGAGCAGCTCCTGTGAGACCGCTATGAGTCTTGCAATGGAAGAAGAATATGCAGGCAGGGTGCATGTTGTAAATAATCAGCGTATTTCTGTAACACAGCGTCAGTCGGTACTGGATGCGATGCAGCTTGCCGCAGCAGGGAAAAATGCAGCAGAAATAAAAGAAATTTTGGAAGAAAATCGTCTTGCGGCAAGTATTTATATTACAGTTGATACATTAAAATATTTGAAAAAGGGCGGCAGAATCACACCTGCAGCAGCAGCAATCGGAACAGTGCTGAATTTAAAACCGGTGCTTCAGATCCAGGGAGAAAAATTAGATGCATTTGCAAAGGTACGGGGTTGGAAGCAGGCGAAGAAAACGATGCTGGATGCGATGGAGAAAGATATGCTGCATCGCTTCCAGAATCAGAAGATCCATTTAGAAGCGGCGTATACTTGTTCAGATGAGGAAGCGGCAAAATGGAAAGAAGAGATTGAGGACAGGTTCCCAACTTGTGAAGTTTATATGGCACGCCTGTCGCTGAGTGTGGCATGCCATATTGGTCCGGGAGCAATGGCCGTGGCCTGCTCTAAGGTAATTTAA
- a CDS encoding nucleotidyltransferase gives MKLTGLITEYNPFHNGHAYHLKKALEVTGADAAVVIMSGDFVQRGAPALLPKHMRAKMALSEGAGAVFELPVCYACGSAEFFAGGAISLLTQLGCIDSVCFGSECGSIEPLMKAAKVLSDEPAAFQNILQEHLKQGLSFPKARQKALISFLPEFKDAGSFLASPNNILAIEYLKAILQQNSPLKPFTISRTGTHYHDTSLDSPLSSASAIRSAISEGTALDALETFMPVSALHILKEAFSCGYPVTLEDFRLPLKYRLLTESRDSLCQFADVSPELADRICNQLGNFDSLAQFTALLKTKEMTHARISRALFHILLGITQEKLLAYRAEGFTYYARLLGFRTSQKEILTAVSRSSSIPLLTKITKSSSLSPVGQDMLSLDIRSSDLYEIIAADKYRQPFRSEYQKQIIKLP, from the coding sequence ATGAAATTGACCGGACTGATTACTGAATATAACCCCTTTCACAATGGACATGCCTACCACTTAAAGAAAGCTTTGGAAGTTACGGGCGCAGATGCAGCCGTCGTTATTATGAGCGGTGACTTTGTACAGCGCGGCGCACCTGCCCTTCTTCCAAAACATATGCGGGCAAAGATGGCATTGTCTGAAGGCGCCGGGGCTGTTTTCGAACTTCCGGTCTGCTATGCCTGCGGAAGCGCTGAATTCTTTGCCGGAGGCGCCATTTCCCTCCTGACACAGCTCGGATGCATTGATTCTGTCTGCTTTGGCTCCGAATGCGGTTCTATTGAGCCTCTTATGAAAGCCGCCAAAGTCCTTTCGGATGAACCTGCCGCTTTTCAAAATATTTTACAAGAACATTTGAAGCAGGGACTTTCCTTTCCAAAAGCAAGGCAGAAAGCTCTGATCTCCTTTCTGCCGGAGTTTAAAGATGCCGGCTCTTTCCTTGCGTCTCCTAACAATATTTTGGCAATTGAATATCTCAAAGCCATCTTACAGCAGAACAGTCCGCTCAAACCATTTACCATTTCAAGAACAGGCACCCATTACCATGATACCAGCCTTGACAGCCCTCTAAGTTCCGCATCCGCAATCCGCAGTGCAATTTCAGAGGGGACTGCCCTTGATGCCCTGGAGACTTTTATGCCGGTATCGGCGCTTCACATTCTGAAAGAAGCTTTTTCCTGCGGTTATCCTGTTACTTTGGAAGACTTTCGGCTGCCTTTAAAATACCGTCTTCTCACAGAGTCTCGTGATTCTCTTTGCCAATTTGCTGATGTCAGTCCTGAACTGGCTGACCGGATCTGCAATCAGCTTGGGAATTTTGATTCCCTCGCCCAATTTACTGCACTTCTAAAGACAAAAGAAATGACACATGCGAGAATCAGCCGGGCGCTGTTTCATATTCTGCTTGGAATTACGCAGGAGAAACTTCTTGCATATCGGGCGGAGGGTTTTACTTATTATGCACGGCTTCTTGGATTTCGCACAAGCCAGAAGGAAATCCTGACCGCCGTCAGCAGATCATCTTCCATTCCTCTGCTGACAAAGATTACAAAAAGTTCTTCACTATCGCCTGTCGGACAAGATATGCTTTCTCTCGATATCCGCTCTTCGGATTTGTACGAAATAATAGCTGCCGATAAATACCGGCAGCCATTTCGCTCTGAATATCAAAAACAAATTATTAAATTACCTTAG
- the pta gene encoding phosphate acetyltransferase, translated as MRKISYNKQYMRKKEEVLKMGFIDGIKEKARALQKTIVLPETEDDRIFRAAEIILKEQIAKVVLIGDTDAIQAKKAEFAIEDAIIVDPKTYSKTEEYIEKLVELRKNKGMTEEQARELLLTNYPYYGVMMVKMGDADGMVSGACHSTADTLRPCLQILKTKPGTKIVSAFFLMVVPNCDMGENGTFVYGDCGLNQNPTAEELAAIADSSAESFRQLVGAEPRVAMLSHSTKGSAKHADVTKVVEATEIVKAARPDLLVDGELQLDAALVPEVAESKAPGSPVAGKANVLIFPDLDAGNIGYKLTQRLAKGEAYGPLTQGIAKPVNDLSRGCSVEDIVGVAAITAVQAQE; from the coding sequence ATGAGGAAAATAAGTTATAATAAACAATATATGAGAAAAAAAGAGGAGGTCCTAAAGATGGGATTTATTGATGGAATTAAAGAAAAAGCCCGCGCATTGCAGAAGACAATCGTACTTCCGGAGACAGAAGACGACAGAATCTTCCGGGCAGCTGAAATTATTTTAAAAGAGCAGATTGCAAAGGTTGTACTGATTGGCGATACAGACGCAATTCAGGCAAAGAAAGCTGAATTTGCTATCGAAGACGCAATCATCGTAGATCCAAAGACATATTCTAAGACAGAAGAATATATTGAAAAACTGGTTGAACTCCGTAAGAATAAAGGAATGACAGAAGAACAGGCAAGAGAGCTTCTTCTGACAAATTACCCGTATTACGGTGTAATGATGGTTAAGATGGGAGATGCTGATGGTATGGTATCAGGAGCATGCCATTCTACTGCAGATACATTGAGACCATGTCTTCAGATTTTAAAGACAAAACCGGGAACAAAGATTGTTTCTGCATTCTTCCTGATGGTAGTACCAAACTGCGATATGGGCGAGAATGGAACATTTGTATATGGTGACTGCGGTCTGAACCAGAATCCGACAGCAGAAGAGCTTGCAGCAATTGCGGATTCTTCAGCAGAGTCTTTCAGACAGCTTGTAGGAGCTGAACCTCGTGTTGCTATGCTTTCTCACTCTACAAAGGGAAGTGCAAAGCATGCAGACGTTACAAAAGTAGTAGAAGCAACAGAGATCGTAAAGGCTGCAAGACCAGACCTTCTGGTAGATGGAGAACTGCAGCTTGACGCAGCGCTTGTTCCGGAAGTGGCAGAATCAAAAGCACCGGGAAGCCCAGTGGCAGGTAAAGCAAATGTTCTGATCTTCCCAGATCTGGATGCAGGTAATATCGGATACAAATTGACACAGAGACTTGCCAAAGGAGAGGCATACGGTCCTCTGACACAGGGAATCGCAAAACCGGTCAATGACTTATCTCGTGGATGCAGCGTAGAAGATATCGTAGGCGTTGCAGCAATCACGGCAGTACAGGCTCAGGAGTAG
- a CDS encoding acetate kinase — MNVLVINCGSSSLKFQLINSDTEGVLAKGLCERIGIDGRLTYQPAGGEKVTTEKAMPTHTEAIQFVIDALTDAETGVVKSLEEINAVGHRVVHGGEKFASSVVITDEVKAAIEECNDLAPLHNPANLIGIEACQKLMPGVPMVAVFDTAFHQTMPATAYTYGLPYEYYENYKVRRYGFHGTSHSFVSKRVAEVLGKDYNATKTIVCHLGNGSSICAVNNGKSVDTSMGLTPLEGLVMGTRSGDIDPAIMEFIAKKENLDINGLMTVLNKKSGVEGISGVSSDFRDLASAAEEGNERAQLALDVFAYRVAKYVGSYAAAMNGVDNIVFTAGIGENDCEMRKAICAYLGYLGIEINDEANGKRGEEIVISTPDSKVTVLVIPTNEELAICRETVALV; from the coding sequence ATGAATGTATTAGTAATCAACTGTGGAAGTTCATCTTTGAAATTCCAGCTCATCAACTCTGACACAGAAGGCGTTCTTGCAAAAGGTCTTTGCGAGAGAATTGGTATCGATGGAAGACTGACATATCAGCCGGCAGGCGGAGAGAAAGTTACAACTGAGAAAGCAATGCCAACACACACAGAGGCAATCCAGTTTGTAATCGATGCTCTGACAGATGCTGAGACAGGTGTTGTTAAGAGTCTGGAAGAAATCAATGCAGTTGGACACCGTGTTGTACACGGCGGAGAGAAATTTGCATCATCTGTTGTTATCACAGATGAAGTAAAAGCTGCAATCGAAGAGTGCAACGATCTTGCACCGCTTCACAATCCGGCTAACTTAATCGGTATCGAAGCATGCCAGAAATTAATGCCGGGCGTACCGATGGTAGCAGTATTTGATACAGCATTCCATCAGACAATGCCTGCAACAGCTTATACATATGGTCTTCCATATGAATATTATGAAAACTACAAAGTAAGACGCTACGGTTTCCACGGAACAAGCCACAGCTTCGTATCTAAGAGAGTTGCAGAAGTACTTGGAAAAGACTACAATGCAACAAAGACAATCGTTTGTCATCTTGGAAACGGATCTTCTATCTGTGCAGTAAACAATGGAAAATCTGTAGATACTTCTATGGGACTTACACCACTGGAAGGTCTTGTAATGGGAACACGTTCAGGAGATATCGATCCGGCAATCATGGAATTCATCGCTAAGAAAGAAAACCTTGATATCAATGGTCTGATGACAGTTCTGAACAAAAAATCAGGTGTAGAAGGAATCTCTGGTGTATCCAGCGACTTCCGTGACCTTGCAAGTGCAGCAGAAGAAGGAAATGAACGCGCTCAGCTTGCTCTGGATGTATTTGCATACCGTGTAGCAAAATACGTTGGAAGCTACGCAGCAGCTATGAACGGTGTTGACAATATCGTATTTACAGCAGGTATCGGTGAAAATGACTGCGAAATGAGAAAAGCAATCTGTGCTTACCTCGGATATCTTGGAATTGAGATCAATGATGAGGCAAATGGAAAACGCGGCGAAGAAATCGTAATTTCTACACCAGATTCTAAAGTAACAGTACTTGT
- a CDS encoding MBL fold metallo-hydrolase produces MRMCSIASGSSGNCIYVGSESTHLLVDTGISKKRIEEGLKELDVKGNELNGILITHEHSDHIQGLGVFSRKYEIPVYATRGTIEGIRQSKSLGKLPEGLLHEVQIDHPFSIGNIEVNPFRISHDAKEPAAYRFASGSKSVAVATDMGIYDDYTVEHLRDLDAILLEANHDIHMLEVGVYPYHLKRRVAGDKGHLSNETSGRLLCDILNNHMKSIMLGHLSKENNYEQLAYETVKLEVTLGDNPYRGEELPITVAKRDQISESVMI; encoded by the coding sequence ATGAGAATGTGCAGCATTGCCAGTGGAAGCAGCGGCAACTGTATCTATGTAGGAAGTGAATCCACACATTTACTTGTAGATACGGGAATCAGTAAGAAACGAATTGAAGAAGGGTTAAAGGAACTGGATGTAAAGGGGAATGAGCTGAATGGGATTCTGATTACCCATGAACACTCTGATCATATTCAGGGGCTTGGCGTATTTAGCCGTAAATATGAGATTCCGGTTTATGCAACACGAGGAACAATTGAAGGCATCCGTCAGAGCAAATCTCTTGGAAAGCTGCCGGAAGGATTGCTTCATGAAGTACAGATTGACCATCCATTTTCCATAGGAAATATTGAAGTAAATCCGTTTCGGATCTCCCATGATGCCAAAGAACCGGCGGCATATCGTTTTGCAAGCGGCAGCAAATCGGTAGCAGTAGCAACCGATATGGGGATTTATGATGACTATACGGTGGAACATTTAAGAGATCTGGACGCAATCCTTCTTGAAGCGAATCACGATATCCATATGTTGGAAGTTGGTGTGTATCCATATCATTTGAAACGGCGTGTGGCAGGTGATAAGGGCCATTTATCCAATGAAACATCGGGACGACTGCTCTGCGATATTTTGAATAATCATATGAAGAGCATTATGTTGGGGCATCTGAGCAAAGAGAATAATTATGAACAGCTTGCATACGAGACAGTGAAGCTTGAAGTGACACTGGGAGATAATCCTTACCGGGGGGAAGAACTTCCTATCACAGTGGCGAAAAGGGATCAGATTTCAGAAAGTGTAATGATTTAA
- the coaE gene encoding dephospho-CoA kinase (Dephospho-CoA kinase (CoaE) performs the final step in coenzyme A biosynthesis.), whose protein sequence is MKIIGITGGVGCGKSKVLSWFQELPDTKVYEADQIAHLLQEPGACCYKEIVAEFGVRILKEDGKIDRKILGSIVFSDAIKLERLNQIVHPKVKQYVQKCIREEESAGTRLFVLEAALLLEDGYEEICEEIWYIYAREEIRRARLKASRGYSDEKITSMLQAQKSENEFREACDRTIDNSGLWKETCSQLKNALESVC, encoded by the coding sequence ATGAAAATTATTGGAATTACGGGAGGCGTAGGCTGCGGAAAGAGTAAGGTGCTTTCCTGGTTTCAGGAATTGCCGGATACGAAAGTATACGAGGCGGATCAAATTGCTCATTTGCTCCAGGAACCGGGAGCATGCTGCTATAAAGAAATCGTTGCGGAATTTGGCGTGCGAATTCTGAAAGAAGATGGAAAGATCGATCGAAAAATACTTGGAAGTATTGTGTTTTCAGATGCGATAAAGCTGGAAAGGCTGAATCAGATCGTTCATCCGAAAGTGAAACAATATGTACAAAAATGTATCCGGGAGGAAGAATCAGCTGGAACAAGACTGTTTGTGCTGGAGGCTGCGCTGCTTTTGGAAGACGGGTACGAAGAGATCTGTGAAGAGATCTGGTATATTTACGCGCGTGAGGAAATAAGGCGGGCGCGGCTGAAAGCGTCCCGGGGGTATTCAGATGAAAAAATAACTTCCATGCTTCAGGCACAGAAAAGTGAGAATGAATTTCGCGAAGCCTGCGACAGAACAATCGATAACAGCGGTTTGTGGAAAGAGACTTGCAGTCAGTTAAAAAATGCGTTAGAATCAGTATGTTAA